Proteins encoded within one genomic window of Hevea brasiliensis isolate MT/VB/25A 57/8 chromosome 8, ASM3005281v1, whole genome shotgun sequence:
- the LOC110663236 gene encoding F-box protein CPR1-like, with protein MSDHLPQELLAENLSRLPVKSLLKCRCVSKTWSSLITDPSFIAQHLKKTAARNSGLLFFRYSTREFVWPFKENVRYLLYPDESFPANPVEELDCPFKGIKRLANIVGSCNGVFCLSYDVYGKYTERASLWNPSVRKIVNIPCPIFTFTSYGPYIPSLGFGFDSTTDDYKLVRIVCSHFNYGEIRPFVEIYSLRSRGWRKVDNNLQYVITARSTSAFLNGACHWVATKRGYGHGVCDAIVSFSLGEEVFGEMEVPDCLVKKYQFVDVAVFDGSLLLAASFKFSGESCFTVWMMKEYGVPGSWTKLFDIPDFESHLKWIRKLVAFRQSGKVLLAKLFGQLVFYDPKTEEIFDTKIRGNALSFYLDTFVESLVLLNEANEFTELEASEDNGTNEILEEVASSSNSLIVIDEANGESKEEAQGQSISSQ; from the coding sequence atgTCTGATCATCTTCCTCAAGAATTGCTCGCCGAAAATTTGTCAAGATTGCCAGTTAAATCACTCCTCAAATGCAGATGCGTTTCCAAGACCTGGTCCTCTTTGATCACCGACCCTTCTTTCATAGCCCAACATCTCAAGAAAACCGCTGCAAGAAACAGTGGCCTACTTTTCTTTAGGTACAGCACTAGAGAATTTGTTTGGCCATTTAAAGAAAATGTGCGTTATTTGCTATACCCCGATGAGTCTTTCCCTGCAAACCCTGTTGAAGAACTTGATTGCCCATTTAAAGGCATAAAGCGTTTAGCTAATATAGTGGGTTCTTGTAATGGGGTCTTTTGTCTATCTTATGATGTTTATGGCAAATACACTGAGAGAGCATCTTTATGGAATCCTAGTGTTAGAAAGATCGTTAACATTCCTTGTCCTATTTTTACGTTTACCTCATATGGACCCTATATACCCTCACTTGGGTTTGGCTTTGATTCCACTACTGATGATTATAAGCTTGTGAGAATAGTGTGCTCGCATTTTAACTATGGTGAGATTCGGCCTTTTGTTGAGATTTACAGTTTGAGAAGTAGGGGTTGGAGAAAGGTTGATAATAATCTGCAATATGTCATCACTGCGCGCTCAACGTCTGCTTTTCTGAATGGAGCTTGTCATTGGGTTGCCACTAAGCGAGGTTATGGGCATGGTGTATGCGATGCGATTGTGTCGTTTTCCTTGGGAGAAGAGGTGTTTGGAGAAATGGAGGTACCAGATTGTTTGGTTAAGAAATACCAGTTTGTGGATGTTGCAGTTTTTGATGGATCACTTCTGCTGGCTGCATCTTTTAAATTTTCAGGGGAAAGCTGTTTTACAGTTTGGATGATGAAAGAATATGGTGTTCCAGGATCTTGGACCAAACTTTTCGATATTCCTGATTTTGAATCACATTTGAAATGGATACGAAAGTTAGTTGCATTTAGGCAAAGTGGTAAGGTTCTATTGGCAAAATTATTCGGACAGCTAGTTTTCTATGATCCAAAGACAGAAGAAATCTTTGATACAAAAATTCGGGGCAATGCACTCTCCTTTTATTTGGATACTTTTGTGGAGAGTCTTGTTTTACTCAATGAAGCAAATGAATTTACAGAATTGGAAGCTTCTGAGGATAATGGCACAAATGAAATCTTGGAGGAGGTTGCATCTAGCTCTAATTCACTGATAGTAATTGATGAAGCAAATGGAGAATCAAAGGAAGAAGCACAGGGACAGTCCATTTCTTCACAATGA